In the Dama dama isolate Ldn47 chromosome 13, ASM3311817v1, whole genome shotgun sequence genome, one interval contains:
- the DEGS2 gene encoding sphingolipid delta(4)-desaturase/C4-monooxygenase DES2, whose protein sequence is MGNSAGRSDFEWVYTDQPHTQRRKEMLAKYPAIKALMRPDPHLKWTVTGMVLVQLLACWLVRGLAWRWLFFWAYAFGGCVNHSLTLAIHDISHNTAFGTGRAAHNRWFAIFANLPVGLPYAATFKKYHVDHHRYLGGDGLDVDVPTRFEGWLFCTPARKLLWLVLQPFFYALRPLCVHPKAMTRMELCNALVQLAADATIYALWGLKPVVYLLASSLLGLGLHPISGHFVAEHYMFLKGHETYSYYGPLNWITFNVGYHMEHHDFPSIPGCNLPLVRKIAPEYYDHLPQHHSWVKVLWDFVFDDSLGPFARVKRVCKLAENHL, encoded by the exons ATGGGCAACAGCGCGGGCCGCAGCGACTTCGAGTGGGTCTACACGGACCAGCCTCACACGCAGAGGCGCAAGGAGATGCTCG CCAAGTACCCAGCCATCAAGGCCCTGATGCGGCCGGACCCCCACCTCAAGTGGACCGTAACGGGGATGGTGCTGGTGCAGCTGCTGGCCTGCTGGCTGGTGCGGGGGCTGGCGTGGCGCTGGCTTTTCTTCTGGGCCTACGCCTTCGGGGGCTGCGTGAACCACTCGCTGACTCTGGCCATCCACGACATCTCGCACAACACCGCCTTCGGCACGGGCCGTGCCGCCCACAACCGCTGGTTCGCCATCTTCGCCAACCTGCCCGTGGGCTTGCCCTACGCCGCCACCTTCAAGAAGTACCACGTGGACCACCACCGCTACCTGGGTGGCGACGGGCTGGACGTGGACGTGCCCACGCGCTTCGAGGGCTGGCTCTTCTGCACGCCGGCCCGCAAGCTGCTCTGGCTGGTCCTGCAGCCCTTCTTCTACGCGCTGCGGCCGCTCTGCGTGCACCCCAAGGCCATGACCCGCATGGAGCTCTGCAACGCCCTGGTGCAGCTGGCGGCCGACGCCACCATCTACGCCCTCTGGGGGCTCAAGCCCGTGGTCTACCTGCTGGCCAGCTCCCTGCTGGGCCTGGGCCTGCACCCCATCTCGGGCCACTTTGTGGCTGAACACTACATGTTCCTCAAGGGCCACGAGACCTACTCCTACTACGGGCCCCTCAACTGGATCACCTTCAATGTGGGCTACCACATGGAGCATCACGACTTCCCCAGCATCCCCGGCTGCAACCTGCCCCTG GTACGGAAGATCGCACCCGAGTACTACGACCACCTGCCCCAGCACCACTCGTGGGTGAAGGTGCTCTGGGATTTTGTGTTCGACGACTCCCTGGGGCCCTTCGCGCGGGTGAAGAGGGTGTGCAAGCTGGCGGAGAACCACCTGTGA